The following coding sequences lie in one Oceanispirochaeta sp. genomic window:
- a CDS encoding GGDEF domain-containing protein, giving the protein MNDSLFKTSLVSRLFLLILILIISTGSLNLYTITKLSESGSRTKQVIKTVVALNQLLEDTRNIQDESLYWVMSHLNEEDVLEQFSMVLENLEQNLDTLSSLAKGYEETSAFEQFSVIIKHYINLCRNTIDSSISMNDKLRNYEEAENVFLIIERTSGELIKMEIGIMQIEADYFEEATRNSKVIILILLFLIIMACLAGGIFFINRLSHGVFTEILSHKDAADKAYYHATHDSLTGIKNRKYLEEYIHNHLTDKNPRPFALLMLDLNDFKLVNDTFGHEYGDEVLAIVAHRLCTSVRDNDLVCRIGGDEFVIILFTDNRDVILNIVSRMHLDIKKVMNVKDQQLRISSSVGISFFPEDGRTYSTLFKKADDAMYDAKQKKTT; this is encoded by the coding sequence TTGAATGACTCTCTTTTCAAGACCAGTCTTGTCTCCCGTCTCTTTCTGCTCATTCTGATCCTTATTATTTCTACAGGATCCTTGAACCTTTATACGATAACAAAATTATCTGAATCGGGAAGCAGAACCAAACAGGTAATAAAAACGGTTGTTGCTCTGAATCAGCTTCTAGAAGACACCCGGAATATTCAGGACGAATCTCTTTATTGGGTCATGAGTCATCTCAATGAAGAGGATGTCCTGGAGCAGTTTAGTATGGTCCTCGAAAACCTGGAGCAGAACCTGGATACTCTGTCCAGCCTGGCCAAAGGATATGAGGAAACCAGTGCTTTCGAACAGTTCTCTGTTATTATCAAGCACTATATTAATCTCTGCCGCAATACAATAGACAGTTCAATCTCAATGAATGATAAATTGAGAAATTATGAAGAAGCGGAAAATGTTTTTCTCATTATTGAAAGAACCAGTGGCGAACTCATAAAAATGGAAATTGGTATCATGCAGATCGAAGCTGATTACTTTGAAGAAGCGACCAGAAATTCCAAAGTTATCATATTGATTCTTTTATTTCTGATCATCATGGCCTGCCTGGCAGGCGGGATTTTCTTTATAAATCGCTTGTCTCACGGAGTGTTCACAGAAATTCTTTCCCACAAGGATGCTGCGGACAAGGCTTATTATCATGCTACCCACGATTCCCTGACGGGGATAAAAAATAGAAAATATCTGGAAGAGTATATTCATAATCATTTAACAGATAAGAATCCCCGTCCCTTTGCCCTTTTGATGCTTGATCTGAATGATTTTAAACTCGTCAATGATACATTTGGACATGAATATGGTGATGAGGTTCTGGCCATTGTCGCACACAGACTCTGCACGTCCGTTCGGGATAATGATCTTGTATGCCGCATTGGCGGGGATGAGTTTGTTATTATTCTTTTTACTGATAACAGAGATGTTATTTTGAACATTGTCTCTAGAATGCACCTGGATATCAAGAAAGTCATGAATGTAAAAGATCAACAGCTGAGAATTTCCAGCAGTGTGGGAATCTCTTTTTTTCCAGAGGACGGAAGGACTTATTCCACTCTTTTCAAGAAGGCCGATGATGCTA
- a CDS encoding DUF2442 domain-containing protein — MSILDKPVSAQKIWTDEDYLWVTLSDGRQLATPLSYFPRLLNATKAQRDVFEISGRGIHWDELDEDVSVEGLLLGVGDQTNHHKNKAS; from the coding sequence ATGAGTATTTTAGATAAACCAGTATCAGCTCAAAAAATCTGGACTGATGAAGATTACCTTTGGGTAACACTTTCTGATGGTCGTCAACTTGCAACTCCTCTGTCATATTTCCCCAGATTACTGAATGCTACTAAAGCTCAAAGAGATGTTTTTGAAATCAGTGGTAGAGGTATCCACTGGGATGAATTAGATGAAGATGTAAGTGTTGAAGGCTTGTTACTGGGAGTCGGTGACCAGACAAATCATCATAAAAATAAAGCATCATAA
- a CDS encoding sugar ABC transporter substrate-binding protein — protein sequence MNKNLKILLQKLVTVVIILTIAGCSEKKPSKLNIQEAADSPKKLIGLSVAGSDACYDAASSVFIHLAEEAGWEVLYKQSKYSVEQENLNLEEFAARKVDAVLMITTDIENSGRKTAELLEQGIPVFFMMTLPKFPDQVKASAIVTTDWYMTGYLPGEYIARNLKEARCVLIEGGYNQGMTELMREGFLDGIQSTDDNHVTVVANVSGSWMKPNAMAALENLLDSYIEFETIFTGNEEMMKGVVEVLENRNLLGEFSLFSENGRPDVSGQLIPSGTMIATSDAATTQEGDIIFQLMRDFFDGKPTPYHVYSPVKLLTAENIQLAIPWDPDLYLEQRDQLISSDYHNLKEVTEPRPWSKDLNNYNNILFHK from the coding sequence ATGAATAAAAATTTAAAAATACTATTACAAAAATTAGTCACCGTAGTCATAATCCTGACAATTGCCGGTTGCTCTGAAAAAAAGCCGTCAAAATTAAATATCCAGGAAGCAGCCGATTCCCCGAAAAAACTTATCGGGCTGAGTGTCGCGGGATCCGATGCCTGCTATGATGCGGCCAGCTCCGTTTTCATCCACTTGGCGGAAGAGGCTGGTTGGGAAGTCCTCTATAAACAGTCTAAATACAGTGTGGAGCAGGAAAATCTTAATCTGGAGGAATTTGCAGCAAGAAAGGTTGATGCTGTTTTAATGATTACTACAGATATTGAGAATTCAGGCAGAAAGACAGCAGAACTTCTAGAACAGGGTATCCCCGTGTTCTTTATGATGACCCTTCCTAAATTTCCTGATCAGGTTAAAGCATCAGCCATAGTAACCACAGACTGGTATATGACAGGTTATCTACCTGGAGAGTATATTGCCCGGAATTTGAAAGAAGCCCGGTGTGTACTCATCGAAGGCGGGTACAACCAGGGAATGACAGAGTTGATGAGAGAAGGATTTCTTGATGGAATTCAATCCACAGATGACAATCATGTCACGGTTGTGGCGAATGTCTCTGGAAGCTGGATGAAACCCAATGCAATGGCGGCTCTGGAAAACCTCCTGGATTCATACATTGAATTTGAAACCATTTTCACTGGCAATGAAGAGATGATGAAGGGAGTTGTAGAAGTCCTGGAGAATCGCAATCTTCTGGGTGAGTTCTCTCTCTTTTCAGAAAACGGCCGGCCGGATGTTTCAGGTCAACTGATCCCCTCGGGGACAATGATTGCCACTTCCGATGCGGCAACGACTCAGGAGGGTGATATCATTTTTCAGCTGATGAGAGATTTCTTTGATGGCAAACCCACTCCCTACCATGTATACAGTCCTGTGAAACTGCTGACTGCTGAGAATATTCAGCTGGCTATTCCCTGGGACCCGGATTTATACTTAGAACAGAGGGATCAATTAATTTCTTCGGATTACCATAACCTGAAAGAAGTTACCGAACCGCGACCTTGGAGTAAGGATTTGAACAACTATAATAATATTCTATTTCACAAATAG